A stretch of the Pseudomonas helvetica genome encodes the following:
- a CDS encoding phosphate ABC transporter permease, which yields MNDLANSTMTTNPPKRIDFNTPELQRKRRIRALKDRLTRWYVLVGGLAVLGAITLIFFFLGYVVAPLFQGANLTAKDAITPAWMQDAGKPLMISLEEQNQVAMRVSDKGQALFFDVDSGAELSRIDLPIPAGTSVTAIGKDQPGHPLVVVGLSNGQALVFRHTYKVTYPEGKKTISPAIEFPYDETPIALNEQGGALEHISLNATDSTLLLAGSTGSQLHVLSLSSEENMMTGEVTNEQKRIELPQMTEPVKNIFVDPRQQWLYVVNGRAQADVFSLSDKSLNGRYKLLDDGEAQVTASTQLVGGISLIIGDSKGGLAQWFMARDTDGEQRLKQIRTFQMGTTPIVEITAEERRKGFVALDTAGKLGVFHSTAHRTLLVDQVVDGAGLFGLSPRANRIIVEQGGKLQPLLLDNPHPEVSWSALWSKVWYENYDEPKYVWQSTAANTDFEPKMSLSPLTFGTLKAAFYAMLLAAPLAVAAAIYTAYFMAPGMRRKVKPVIELMEAMPTVILGFFAGLFLAPYVEGHLPGIFSLLMLLPIGILVAGFIFSRLPESIRLKVPDGWESAILIPVILFVGWLSLFMSPYMEAWFFGGDMRMWISHDLGITYDQRNALVVGLAMGFAVIPNIYSIAEDAVFSVPRGLTLGSLALGATPWQTMTRVVILTASPGIFSALMIGMGRAVGETMIVLMATGNTPVMEMNLFEGLRTLAANVAVEMPESEVGGSHYRVLFLSALVLLLFTFIMNTLAELIRQRLRKKYSSL from the coding sequence ATGAATGATCTGGCCAATTCCACCATGACTACCAATCCCCCCAAGCGAATTGACTTCAATACGCCTGAGCTCCAACGCAAGCGCCGCATCCGCGCGCTCAAAGACCGCCTGACCCGCTGGTACGTCCTCGTCGGCGGCCTCGCCGTACTCGGCGCGATCACGCTGATCTTCTTCTTTCTTGGCTACGTCGTTGCGCCACTGTTTCAGGGCGCCAACCTGACCGCTAAAGACGCGATCACCCCGGCCTGGATGCAAGACGCCGGCAAACCGCTGATGATCTCCCTCGAAGAACAGAACCAGGTCGCCATGCGGGTTTCCGACAAGGGCCAGGCGCTGTTTTTCGACGTCGACAGTGGCGCCGAGCTAAGCCGCATTGACCTGCCGATCCCGGCCGGCACCAGCGTAACCGCCATTGGTAAAGACCAGCCCGGCCATCCGCTGGTCGTCGTGGGCTTGTCCAACGGTCAGGCACTGGTGTTCCGTCACACCTATAAAGTCACTTACCCGGAAGGCAAGAAAACCATCTCGCCGGCCATCGAATTCCCGTACGACGAAACGCCGATTGCATTGAACGAGCAGGGCGGTGCCCTGGAGCACATCAGCCTCAATGCGACCGACTCGACCCTGCTGCTCGCTGGCTCTACCGGTTCGCAATTGCATGTGCTGTCGCTGAGTAGCGAAGAAAACATGATGACCGGTGAGGTCACCAACGAGCAGAAGCGCATTGAACTGCCGCAAATGACCGAACCGGTGAAGAACATCTTCGTCGACCCGCGTCAGCAGTGGCTGTACGTGGTCAACGGTCGCGCCCAGGCCGATGTCTTCAGCCTGAGCGACAAGAGCCTCAACGGTCGCTACAAACTGCTGGATGACGGCGAAGCGCAAGTGACCGCCAGTACTCAACTGGTGGGCGGCATCTCGCTGATCATCGGCGACTCCAAGGGTGGTCTGGCCCAGTGGTTCATGGCTCGCGATACCGATGGCGAGCAACGGCTGAAACAGATCCGCACCTTCCAGATGGGCACCACGCCGATCGTTGAAATCACCGCCGAAGAGCGTCGCAAAGGCTTCGTCGCCCTCGACACTGCCGGCAAGCTCGGGGTGTTCCACAGCACCGCTCACCGCACCTTGCTGGTGGATCAGGTGGTGGATGGCGCAGGCCTCTTCGGTCTGTCGCCGCGTGCCAACCGGATCATTGTGGAGCAGGGCGGCAAGCTGCAACCGCTGCTGCTCGACAACCCGCACCCGGAAGTTTCGTGGAGCGCGCTGTGGAGCAAGGTCTGGTACGAAAACTACGACGAGCCTAAATACGTCTGGCAATCGACCGCGGCCAACACCGACTTCGAACCCAAGATGAGCCTTTCGCCACTGACCTTCGGTACGCTGAAAGCCGCGTTCTACGCGATGCTGCTGGCTGCACCGCTGGCGGTCGCTGCGGCGATCTACACCGCCTACTTCATGGCGCCGGGCATGCGCCGCAAGGTCAAACCGGTCATCGAATTGATGGAGGCGATGCCGACGGTGATCCTCGGCTTCTTCGCCGGCCTGTTCCTCGCACCGTATGTGGAAGGGCACTTGCCGGGCATCTTCAGCCTGTTGATGCTCTTGCCGATCGGCATTCTGGTAGCCGGCTTCATCTTCAGTCGCCTGCCCGAGTCGATTCGTCTGAAAGTGCCGGACGGCTGGGAAAGCGCGATCCTGATCCCGGTGATTCTGTTTGTGGGCTGGTTGTCGCTGTTCATGAGCCCGTACATGGAAGCGTGGTTCTTCGGCGGCGACATGCGCATGTGGATCTCCCACGACCTGGGCATCACCTATGACCAGCGCAACGCTCTGGTCGTCGGGTTGGCCATGGGCTTTGCGGTGATCCCGAACATCTACTCGATCGCCGAAGACGCCGTGTTCAGCGTGCCGCGCGGCCTGACGCTGGGCTCCCTGGCTCTCGGCGCCACGCCATGGCAGACCATGACTCGCGTGGTGATCCTGACCGCCAGCCCGGGCATTTTCTCGGCACTGATGATCGGCATGGGCCGTGCGGTCGGGGAAACCATGATCGTGTTGATGGCCACCGGTAACACCCCGGTCATGGAAATGAACCTGTTCGAAGGTCTGCGCACCCTGGCCGCCAACGTCGCGGTAGAGATGCCCGAATCGGAAGTCGGCGGCAGTCACTACCGCGTGTTGTTCCTCTCGGCGCTGGTGCTGCTGTTGTTCACCTTCATCATGAACACCCTCGCGGAGCTGATCCGTCAGCGTCTGCGCAAGAAATACTCGTCGCTTTAA
- the pstA gene encoding phosphate ABC transporter permease PstA has product MKQNSLKGWFKSGAPGVWISGGAVSIAVIMTIGLLAVIAVRGLGHFWPADLMHASYNVPGQANHVVIGEVVQKEEVPRERLKTAGLPVPGQGPEFMTRELIKVGNRDINGNDFTWIVGEWLTDQSTPRELMTIERREWGNFYGYLLNVKQDGKVIAEGEAAWPELQARVDRVNKLAAQLKSLEKTDIGAINAGLERIRLHGRKLELEGKLDPTAQADMDTERAELNARYKDVEARLSDLHAQFNRDSLTARDANGKEVEIGIGKVVHAYQPNAMSYLTKLGFYFNKVWEFLSDDPREANTEGGIFPAIFGTVMMTLIMAMIVTPFGVLAAVYLREYARQGPMTRLIRIAVNNLAGVPAIVYGVFGLGFFVYVLGGSVDRLFFPEALPAPTFGTPGLLWASLTLALLAVPVVIVATEEGLARIPRTVREGSLALGATKAETLWKIVLPMASPAMMTGMILAVARAAGEVAPLMLVGVVKLAPSLPVDGNYPYLHLDQKIMHLGFHIYDVGFQSPNVEAARPLVYATALLLVLVIATLNLSAVWIRNHLREKYKALDS; this is encoded by the coding sequence GTGAAACAGAACTCCCTGAAAGGATGGTTCAAGAGCGGCGCCCCCGGCGTCTGGATCAGCGGTGGCGCGGTGTCCATCGCGGTCATCATGACCATTGGTTTGCTGGCGGTGATTGCCGTGCGCGGTCTGGGCCACTTCTGGCCGGCAGACCTGATGCACGCCAGTTACAACGTGCCGGGCCAGGCCAACCATGTCGTCATCGGCGAAGTGGTGCAGAAGGAAGAAGTGCCGCGTGAGCGTCTGAAAACCGCAGGTTTGCCTGTGCCGGGCCAAGGTCCGGAATTCATGACCCGCGAGCTGATCAAGGTCGGCAACCGTGACATCAACGGCAATGACTTCACCTGGATCGTCGGCGAGTGGCTGACCGACCAGAGCACACCGCGTGAATTGATGACCATCGAGCGCCGTGAGTGGGGCAACTTCTACGGCTACCTGCTCAACGTCAAACAGGACGGCAAGGTCATCGCTGAAGGCGAAGCGGCCTGGCCGGAGCTGCAAGCGCGGGTGGACCGCGTCAACAAGCTCGCGGCACAACTCAAAAGCCTCGAAAAAACCGACATCGGCGCGATCAACGCAGGCCTTGAGCGGATTCGCCTGCACGGCCGCAAGCTGGAGCTTGAAGGCAAGCTCGATCCGACCGCGCAAGCCGACATGGACACTGAGCGCGCTGAGCTGAACGCTCGTTATAAAGACGTCGAGGCACGCCTGAGCGACCTGCACGCGCAGTTCAACCGCGACAGCCTGACCGCTCGCGATGCCAACGGCAAAGAAGTTGAAATCGGCATCGGCAAAGTGGTTCATGCCTACCAGCCGAACGCCATGAGCTACCTGACCAAGCTGGGTTTCTACTTCAACAAGGTCTGGGAATTCCTCAGCGACGACCCGCGTGAAGCCAACACCGAAGGCGGGATCTTCCCGGCGATCTTCGGCACCGTGATGATGACCCTGATCATGGCGATGATCGTTACTCCATTCGGCGTACTGGCAGCGGTCTACCTGCGTGAATATGCACGCCAGGGGCCGATGACCCGCTTGATCCGCATCGCGGTGAACAACCTAGCGGGCGTTCCGGCGATCGTTTACGGCGTGTTCGGTCTAGGCTTCTTCGTTTACGTACTCGGCGGCTCGGTTGACCGTTTGTTCTTCCCTGAAGCCTTGCCGGCGCCGACGTTCGGTACGCCGGGCCTGCTCTGGGCCTCGCTGACCCTGGCGCTGCTGGCGGTGCCGGTGGTGATCGTGGCCACCGAAGAAGGCCTGGCGCGGATTCCTCGCACCGTGCGTGAAGGCTCGTTGGCCCTCGGCGCGACCAAGGCTGAAACCTTGTGGAAGATCGTGCTGCCGATGGCCAGCCCGGCGATGATGACCGGGATGATCCTCGCCGTGGCCCGCGCCGCCGGTGAAGTGGCGCCGCTGATGCTCGTGGGTGTGGTGAAACTGGCGCCGTCGCTGCCGGTGGACGGCAACTACCCGTACTTGCACCTCGACCAGAAAATCATGCACCTGGGCTTCCACATTTATGACGTCGGCTTCCAGAGCCCGAACGTCGAAGCCGCACGACCGCTGGTGTACGCCACAGCGCTGCTGCTGGTGCTGGTGATCGCCACGCTCAACCTGTCGGCAGTGTGGATCCGTAACCACCTGCGCGAGAAATACAAAGCTTTGGATAGCTAA
- a CDS encoding hemolysin family protein — protein MDPSPGVTLASLFADFGMILFALILVLLNGFFVAAEFAMVKLRSTKVEAIAHKNGWRGQILRTVHSQLDAYLSACQLGITLASLGLGWVGEPAFAHILEPLLSAVGVNSPEVVKGVSFFTAFFIISYLHIVVGELAPKSWAIRKPELLSLWTAVPLYLFYWAMYPAIYLLNASANTILRIAGQGEPGPHHEHHYSREELKLILHSSRGQDPSDQGMRVLASAVEMGELEVVDWANSREDLVTLEFNAPLKEILALFRRHKFSRYPVYDSERQEFVGLLHIKDLLLELAALDHIPESFNLAELTRPLERVSRHMPLSQLLEQFRKGGSHFALVEEADGNVIGYLTMEDVLEVLVGDIQDEHRKAERGILAYQPGKLLVRGDTPLFKVERLLGIDLDHVEAETLAGLVYETLKRVPEEEEVLEVEGLRIIIKKMKGPKIILAKVLMLD, from the coding sequence ATGGACCCTTCCCCTGGCGTGACCCTCGCTTCACTCTTCGCCGATTTCGGCATGATTCTTTTTGCACTGATCCTGGTTTTGCTCAACGGCTTCTTCGTTGCGGCGGAATTTGCCATGGTCAAACTTCGCTCGACCAAGGTCGAGGCCATTGCCCATAAAAACGGCTGGCGCGGGCAGATCCTGCGCACCGTACACAGTCAGCTCGACGCTTACCTGTCGGCGTGTCAACTGGGTATCACCCTCGCCTCCCTGGGCCTTGGCTGGGTCGGTGAACCGGCGTTCGCGCACATTCTCGAACCGTTGCTGAGCGCAGTCGGCGTCAACTCGCCGGAAGTGGTCAAGGGCGTGTCGTTCTTCACCGCCTTCTTTATCATTTCGTACCTGCACATCGTGGTCGGCGAACTGGCCCCAAAATCCTGGGCCATCCGCAAACCCGAGCTGCTGTCGCTGTGGACGGCGGTGCCGCTGTACCTGTTCTACTGGGCGATGTACCCGGCCATTTACCTGCTTAATGCCAGCGCCAACACGATCCTGCGGATTGCTGGCCAAGGTGAACCCGGCCCTCATCACGAGCACCATTACAGCCGCGAAGAACTGAAACTGATCCTGCACTCCAGCCGCGGCCAGGACCCGAGCGACCAAGGCATGCGCGTACTTGCCTCGGCCGTGGAAATGGGCGAGCTGGAAGTGGTCGACTGGGCCAACTCCCGGGAAGACCTGGTGACGCTGGAGTTCAACGCGCCGCTCAAGGAAATCCTTGCGCTGTTCCGTCGTCACAAATTCAGCCGCTACCCGGTGTACGACAGCGAACGCCAGGAGTTCGTCGGCCTGCTGCACATCAAGGACCTGCTGCTGGAACTGGCGGCGCTGGACCACATTCCCGAGTCGTTCAACCTGGCCGAGCTGACCCGCCCGCTGGAACGCGTATCGCGGCACATGCCGTTGTCGCAGTTGCTGGAGCAGTTCCGCAAGGGCGGTTCGCACTTTGCCCTGGTTGAAGAAGCCGACGGCAACGTCATCGGCTACCTGACCATGGAAGACGTGCTGGAAGTGCTGGTCGGCGACATCCAGGACGAACACCGCAAGGCCGAACGCGGGATCCTCGCCTACCAGCCAGGCAAATTGCTGGTGCGCGGTGACACACCGCTGTTCAAGGTCGAACGCCTGCTGGGCATCGATCTGGACCACGTCGAAGCGGAAACTCTCGCCGGGCTGGTCTACGAAACCCTGAAACGGGTGCCGGAAGAGGAAGAAGTGCTGGAAGTCGAAGGTTTGCGGATCATCATCAAAAAGATGAAAGGCCCGAAGATCATTTTGGCCAAGGTGCTGATGCTCGATTGA
- a CDS encoding phosphate ABC transporter substrate-binding protein PstS, producing the protein MKLKRLMAAMTFVAAGVATANAVAAGVDPAIPAYTKATGVSGNLSSVGSDTLANLMTLWAENYKKEYPNVNIQIQAAGSATAPPALTEGTSNLGPMSRKMKDTELAAFEQKYGYKPTAIPVAVDALAVFVHKDNPIQHLTMEQVDAIFSSTRLCGAKAEVKTWGDLGVTGDLANKPVQLFGRNSVSGTYGYFKEEALCKGDYKPNVNEQPGSASVVQSISSSLNGIGYSGIGYKTASVKTVALAKKGSTDYIADSEENALNGKYPLSRFLYVYVNKAPNKPLAPLEAEFVKLVLSKQGQEVVVKDGYIPLPAKVAAKALADLGLQEGGAEVAKK; encoded by the coding sequence ATGAAACTGAAGCGTTTGATGGCGGCAATGACGTTTGTCGCTGCTGGCGTTGCAACTGCCAACGCGGTAGCCGCTGGTGTAGACCCAGCCATCCCGGCTTATACCAAAGCCACTGGTGTTTCGGGCAACCTGTCCAGCGTCGGTTCCGATACCCTGGCTAACCTCATGACCCTGTGGGCTGAGAACTACAAAAAAGAATACCCGAACGTAAACATCCAGATTCAGGCCGCTGGCTCCGCCACCGCGCCACCTGCGTTGACTGAAGGCACCTCCAACCTGGGCCCGATGAGCCGCAAGATGAAGGACACCGAACTGGCAGCCTTCGAGCAGAAGTACGGCTACAAGCCAACCGCTATCCCGGTTGCCGTGGATGCCTTGGCCGTGTTCGTGCACAAAGACAACCCGATCCAGCACCTGACCATGGAACAAGTCGACGCAATCTTCTCCTCGACTCGTCTGTGCGGCGCTAAAGCAGAAGTCAAAACCTGGGGCGACCTGGGCGTGACCGGCGACCTGGCCAACAAGCCGGTTCAACTGTTCGGCCGTAACTCGGTATCCGGCACGTACGGCTACTTCAAAGAAGAAGCCCTGTGCAAAGGCGACTACAAGCCAAACGTCAACGAACAACCAGGCTCGGCTTCGGTCGTGCAATCGATCAGCTCTTCGCTGAACGGTATCGGTTACTCGGGCATCGGCTACAAAACCGCTAGCGTGAAGACTGTGGCTCTGGCCAAGAAAGGCAGCACTGACTACATCGCAGACAGCGAAGAAAACGCCCTGAACGGCAAATACCCGCTGTCGCGTTTCCTCTACGTTTACGTCAACAAAGCCCCGAACAAGCCTCTGGCCCCGCTGGAAGCCGAGTTCGTGAAGCTGGTTCTGTCCAAACAGGGTCAGGAAGTTGTCGTGAAAGACGGCTACATCCCACTGCCAGCCAAAGTTGCCGCCAAGGCACTGGCTGACCTGGGTCTGCAAGAGGGCGGCGCTGAAGTCGCAAAAAAGTAA
- the pstB gene encoding phosphate ABC transporter ATP-binding protein PstB, which yields MQHETHTHGINMSALGRDKQSLNLAQETVAIEVPSLSLFYGDKQALFDVSMNIPKQRVTAFIGPSGCGKSTLLRTFNRMNDLVDGCRVEGEINLYGNNIYRKGEDVAELRRRVGMVFQKPNPFPKTIYENVVYGLRIQGINKKRVLDEAVEWALKGAALWDEVKDRLHESALGLSGGQQQRLVIARTIAVEPEVLLLDEPCSALDPISTLKVEELIYELKSKFTIVIVTHNMQQAARVSDYTAFMYMGKLVEFGDTDTLFTNPAKKQTEDYITGRYG from the coding sequence ATGCAGCACGAAACACATACCCACGGCATCAACATGTCGGCCCTGGGTCGCGACAAACAGAGCCTGAACCTGGCACAGGAAACCGTGGCCATCGAAGTGCCGAGCCTGAGCCTGTTCTACGGCGACAAACAAGCGCTGTTCGACGTCAGCATGAACATTCCCAAGCAGCGCGTGACCGCATTCATCGGCCCGTCCGGTTGCGGCAAGTCAACGCTGTTGCGCACCTTCAACCGGATGAACGATCTGGTCGATGGCTGCCGTGTCGAAGGTGAGATCAACCTCTACGGCAACAACATCTACCGCAAGGGCGAAGACGTGGCCGAACTGCGTCGTCGCGTCGGCATGGTGTTCCAGAAGCCGAACCCGTTCCCGAAAACCATCTATGAAAACGTGGTCTACGGCCTGCGTATTCAGGGCATCAACAAAAAACGCGTGCTCGATGAAGCCGTCGAGTGGGCGTTGAAAGGCGCGGCACTCTGGGATGAAGTGAAAGACCGTCTGCACGAGTCGGCCCTGGGCTTGTCCGGTGGTCAGCAGCAACGTCTGGTGATCGCTCGTACCATCGCGGTCGAGCCGGAAGTGCTGCTGCTCGACGAACCGTGTTCGGCACTCGACCCGATCTCGACTCTGAAAGTCGAAGAGCTGATCTACGAACTGAAATCCAAGTTCACCATTGTCATCGTGACCCACAACATGCAACAGGCCGCGCGGGTTTCCGACTACACGGCGTTCATGTACATGGGCAAACTGGTGGAATTCGGCGACACCGATACCCTGTTCACCAATCCGGCGAAGAAGCAGACCGAAGACTACATCACCGGTCGTTATGGCTAG
- a CDS encoding response regulator yields MSKISVLVVDDASFIRDLVKKCLRNYFPGIRTEDAVNGKKAQAMLAKEAFDLVLCDWEMPEMSGLELLTWCREQDNLKSMPFVMVTSRGDKENVVQAIQAGVSGYVSKPFTNEQLLTKVKQALNKVGKLDTLMNSAPTKMNSAFGNDSLSALTGGKAAVVAPAATAVNPFAKPAAATPAAAAAPSRGLLNSPPVKAPAASAAPAGGRGQGQLRLPSGTQPCVIKALSIKEALLVVKRTDTLPQVLDSAVLDLEQGDNAEVARLNGYLHAIVAHEPKPDSDWLQLTFRFVDQDAQKLDYISRLIARGTAQKHFVPGA; encoded by the coding sequence ATGAGCAAGATCAGTGTGTTGGTCGTGGACGATGCGTCGTTTATTCGCGACCTGGTAAAGAAGTGCCTGCGCAACTACTTCCCGGGTATCCGGACCGAAGATGCCGTCAACGGCAAAAAGGCCCAGGCCATGCTGGCCAAGGAAGCATTCGACCTGGTCCTGTGCGACTGGGAAATGCCGGAAATGTCTGGCCTCGAACTCCTCACCTGGTGCCGTGAGCAGGACAATCTCAAGAGCATGCCGTTTGTCATGGTTACCAGCCGTGGCGACAAGGAAAACGTGGTTCAGGCGATTCAGGCCGGCGTTTCTGGCTATGTCAGCAAACCGTTCACCAACGAGCAGCTGTTGACCAAGGTCAAGCAGGCGTTGAACAAGGTCGGCAAACTCGACACCTTGATGAACAGCGCACCCACCAAGATGAATTCGGCGTTCGGCAACGACTCCCTCAGCGCGCTCACGGGCGGCAAGGCTGCTGTCGTCGCCCCTGCAGCGACTGCGGTCAATCCGTTCGCCAAGCCCGCCGCCGCCACACCGGCTGCCGCTGCCGCGCCTTCTCGCGGTCTGCTCAACAGCCCGCCGGTCAAGGCACCAGCGGCGTCCGCGGCCCCGGCCGGTGGTCGTGGCCAAGGTCAACTGCGCCTGCCCAGTGGTACTCAGCCCTGCGTCATCAAAGCGTTGAGCATCAAGGAAGCCTTGTTGGTGGTTAAGCGCACCGACACCCTGCCGCAAGTGCTCGACAGCGCCGTGCTCGACCTGGAGCAGGGCGACAACGCCGAAGTCGCCCGCCTGAACGGCTACCTGCACGCCATCGTCGCTCACGAGCCGAAACCCGATAGCGACTGGCTGCAACTGACCTTCCGCTTCGTCGACCAGGACGCGCAAAAGCTCGACTACATCTCCCGCCTGATCGCCCGCGGCACGGCGCAGAAGCATTTCGTACCGGGCGCGTAA
- a CDS encoding M23 family metallopeptidase, protein MFARLLFFCGLFMASTSAVAITIYKSTSVTGVVSYSDRPSHGARIFVFRDRMEEHLERQVLLDIKKQRDTHSVFVRNDLYAPVEVELSFTGLKNVNGAPAQPIRRVLPARSTVRLALLTAITPGKPLAYTPTFNYSLGNPTDTTLAYRYPLPWRGGPFHLTQGPNGRYSHFGVKNRYAMDIAMPEGTPIIAARGGVVVKTENHQSGRGTEPSGNFVRVLHDDGTMGVYLHLKRGSVCVREGQRVAVGSALGLSGNTGNSSGPHLHFVVQRNSGLGLVSIPYQFNQPVGSLPNFALGKQ, encoded by the coding sequence ATGTTCGCGCGATTGCTGTTTTTCTGTGGTCTGTTCATGGCCTCCACCTCGGCTGTGGCCATCACTATTTATAAATCCACCAGCGTGACGGGTGTGGTCTCCTACAGTGACCGCCCATCCCATGGTGCGCGGATCTTTGTGTTCCGCGACCGCATGGAGGAGCACCTTGAGCGCCAGGTACTTCTCGATATCAAGAAGCAGAGGGACACGCACAGTGTGTTTGTGCGCAACGATTTGTATGCGCCGGTAGAGGTCGAGCTGAGCTTCACCGGGCTGAAGAATGTCAACGGTGCGCCGGCACAGCCGATCCGCCGGGTGTTGCCGGCGCGCAGCACCGTGCGTCTGGCGTTGCTCACGGCGATTACGCCGGGCAAGCCGCTGGCCTATACCCCGACGTTCAACTATTCGCTGGGCAACCCCACAGATACCACGCTGGCCTATCGGTATCCGCTGCCGTGGCGTGGCGGCCCGTTTCACCTGACTCAGGGACCTAATGGCCGATACAGCCATTTTGGGGTCAAGAACCGTTATGCCATGGACATCGCGATGCCTGAAGGCACGCCGATCATCGCGGCGCGTGGCGGGGTGGTGGTGAAGACCGAAAACCACCAGAGCGGACGCGGCACCGAGCCGTCGGGCAATTTCGTGCGAGTGCTGCACGATGACGGGACCATGGGCGTGTACCTGCACCTTAAGCGCGGTTCGGTGTGTGTGCGCGAAGGTCAGCGGGTGGCAGTCGGCAGTGCGCTGGGGTTGTCGGGCAATACCGGCAACAGCAGCGGGCCGCACCTGCACTTCGTGGTGCAGCGCAATAGCGGGTTGGGGCTGGTGTCGATTCCGTACCAGTTCAATCAACCGGTGGGCAGCTTGCCGAACTTTGCGCTCGGCAAGCAATAA
- a CDS encoding DUF6124 family protein: MFKPTPNPPEDPATSPYESIDSKKLHEAAERALDHHLGTPPPKIHLADARKGQLFIVAPGVDTDSLLANASEDIASIKAIAGDLAFEIEGSRRNVALAIYRMAEGAQLLIDRAMDNLDPPNPTEYRVKM, from the coding sequence ATGTTTAAGCCAACACCAAATCCACCAGAAGACCCAGCAACTTCCCCCTACGAATCCATCGATTCGAAAAAGCTCCACGAAGCCGCCGAACGCGCCCTCGACCACCATCTGGGCACGCCCCCACCCAAAATCCACCTGGCCGATGCCCGCAAAGGCCAACTCTTCATCGTCGCCCCCGGTGTCGACACCGACAGCCTCCTGGCCAACGCCTCTGAAGACATCGCCTCCATCAAAGCCATCGCCGGCGACCTCGCCTTCGAAATCGAAGGCTCCCGCCGCAACGTCGCCCTCGCCATCTACCGCATGGCCGAAGGCGCCCAACTGCTGATCGACCGCGCCATGGACAACCTCGACCCACCGAACCCAACGGAGTACCGGGTCAAGATGTAG
- the phoU gene encoding phosphate signaling complex protein PhoU — MISKEGLTHHISQQFNAELEEVRSHLLAMGGLVEKQVNDAVTALIEADSGLAQQVREIDDQINQMERNIDEECLRILARRQPAASDLRLIISISKSVIDLERIGDEATKIARRAIQLCEEGEAPRGYVEVRHIGDQVRNMVRDALDAFARFDAELALSVAQYDKVIDREYKTALRELATYMMEDPRSITRVLSIIWVLRSLERIGDHARNISELVIYLVRGTDVRHLGLKRMKEEVEGTSAESANVPGKADDK; from the coding sequence ATGATTAGTAAAGAAGGCCTTACCCACCACATCTCCCAGCAGTTCAACGCTGAGCTCGAGGAAGTGCGCAGCCACCTCCTGGCCATGGGCGGGCTGGTCGAGAAGCAGGTCAATGACGCGGTCACTGCACTGATCGAAGCGGACTCGGGCCTGGCCCAGCAAGTGCGTGAGATCGACGACCAGATCAATCAGATGGAACGCAATATCGATGAAGAATGCCTGCGCATTCTGGCCCGTCGTCAGCCGGCTGCATCGGACTTGCGGTTGATCATCAGCATCTCCAAGTCGGTGATCGACCTGGAACGCATCGGCGATGAAGCGACCAAAATCGCCCGCCGTGCCATCCAGCTGTGCGAAGAAGGCGAGGCCCCGCGCGGTTATGTCGAAGTTCGGCACATCGGCGACCAGGTGCGCAACATGGTTCGCGACGCACTGGATGCCTTCGCTCGCTTCGACGCCGAGCTGGCGCTGTCGGTGGCCCAGTACGACAAGGTCATCGACCGTGAATACAAGACCGCGCTGCGCGAGCTGGCGACCTACATGATGGAAGATCCGCGTTCGATCACGCGGGTCTTGAGCATCATTTGGGTGCTGCGTTCGCTGGAGCGGATTGGCGACCACGCGCGCAATATTTCCGAGTTGGTGATTTACCTGGTGCGCGGTACCGATGTCCGTCACCTGGGCCTCAAGCGCATGAAGGAAGAAGTTGAAGGCACAAGTGCCGAAAGCGCTAATGTTCCGGGCAAAGCTGACGATAAGTAA